The Chryseolinea soli nucleotide sequence AACAAAAAGGCCGGTTGGGCTTTTTTTTATGTTTTATATTCTAACCCTCAAAATCTATGAAGGCATTTAATGTATTGTTTGTGACCTGTTTGCTATTATTCTCCGTACGGTCCCTTGCCCAGAAGATTGGTGTGGATAGCAAAGGGAAAAGTGTATTCACTCACTTGTCCAGCGCTGAAGCGCGATTTGAGCTGAGCACTGAGGAACCGTTATCGGTTTCGTATTTATTCCACCCTACCGAGCATCCGTTTACGTTAACCAGAACAGGCGATACGACGGTGGTAAAGATACACGGATGGTTAGGTCAGCTGTCCCTGTTAAACTCAAGCGATATTTTGGTCCTCTCGGATCTTTCCGATTCCAATCTGGGGGTTGGTGGCAAATTTGGCTACCAGAGCACAATCGATGTTTTTCATGATCTTAATAGTATTCCGAGCGGATATCTTGGTACGTATACGTGGGGTGTGAACGGCGTTCTGAACATGGACAATATCCGGTTATATGATTCGGTCTCGGCGAACATATCGAAGGAACGCCCGGTTACACTTGGAGCCGAGGGGAACTTCAACCTATTTTTTAAGAATTGGAGTGGAGGCAGTGCTCGTATGGTGTTTGCCTTTACGGGTGCAATACTGCATACCTGGAATGATGATGAACTGATCAATTACCAAGAGCTTTCGAAAACGACGGTGCTACCGACGATTGTCGCTTTGAAGGACTTTAAAGGACGATACGGAACGCTCGACCGGGATGTGACCAAGATACGCTTCTCGCTTGCTGTGCCGATGTACTTCAGCATCGTCAACCCCATACCGTATCTGGTCTTTAACAGTTCGTCTGGGAATGACAGTTATACCTATGGCGCTTTTATCAACGTAATCAGCAAAAGACTCACAAAAATAAAATTCAAGATACCTTCTTCCATCGGTATGGGGATCGACTGGACCTCGACGGACGGAGATGTTTCAGATCCGAAGATATTTGTAAAAGGCGCTATCAGCTTAGGTAAGCTTTGAGATTTTTAACTGGAGATTCCGAGGTGTTGGGACATAACTTCAAGATAGTCAATACGGGGGATGGTCAATTCCTCGTATTGGCTATCTTGAGTTATGTCTTAACACGATTGAATCTGCGCTTACTTAAGTTATAGTGGTCAAGAACGTCGGAATCCCACCTTTAGGTAACCGAGAAGGAAATTCAAATAAAATCAAACCTAACGGATTAACTGTTGTTGCCATTCGTCAAAGGATTTTTGAATTGCTCTTAAAAACGCGTTGCTCTCTTGCGCCCCTGATATAGCATATTTTCTGTTAAACACAAAAAATGGTACGCCACGAACACCTACTTGCCTGGCCTCATCAATATCTGCTCGAACATTGTCGGCATAACTTCCGTTTTCCAATGCTGTTTGCAAAGCCTCTGTGTCCAGTCCTATTTCTTTTCCCATCTCAATGAGTGTTTGATAATCATCTATGTTCTTTCCATCGGTAAAGTACGAGCGGAATAATATCTCTTCAGCTTCATTTTGTCGATTGTATTGCTTTGAAAAGTGCGTAAACCTGTGAGCATTGAAACTGTTTGCAACAACGGATCTTTCAAAATTATAAGCCAGACCTACTTGTCTTGCCAATTGCGTTACGTGGTCATTCATCCCTTTCGCCTCCTCGATACTCATGCCTTTATGTTCTGATAAAAATTGATGTATATTTTTATCAATTCGTGTTTCAATTTCTGGGGCGAGTTGAAAGCTCTTCCATATCAATTGCACTTCGTCTTTATGCGAAAATTGCGATAATGCACTTTCAAATTTTCGTTTTCCGATATAACAGAATGGACACATCACATCGCTCCATATCTCAATTTTCATTTTATCTTCCATAGCTGACCTGTAGTTAATTCTTTTGAGTTCTTCCCCGGTTGGCCTTGAGCCATCATGAACACGAATAGAACGTACTTCACAACATCTTTGATTTGACTTCCTTTGCTAGCAAATGTATGTACTTTTAATATACATTAGTAACTACTATACTACAGTATGTCGGTATACTTTAGTATATCATTAATGGAGATTTCTGAGGGGAGTTGACCACTGTTATTCGGCATGCGACGTTAATAATCTTAGGGACAATGTAAAGAACAGATGTATGCTAATGCATTTTCTCCATGTTTATGCTCCGGCCAGGGTCTTGTATCGGTCAGTATCCAAGTAAGTTCTAAGCGCTTTCAGCGCCGCGTAAAACGACTCGTATTCCTTCATGCCACCCTCTACAGCTGTCTTTACACGTCCTTCAAACATGTCTGCGAATTCCTCGTAAGCAGGATTTCCGCAGAGCTTCATGATGATCATGCGCTTTAGCGGAGTTTGGCCGCTTATACGGCTGCTGAGGTCTTCCCAGGGGATGGCATTCACAACCTGATCGTTTATGACTTGCAGTGTACTGAGTCTTTCAAAGAATGGCAGCATGAACCGGTCGATACTTTCGCGCTGATACTTGCAGGCTTCGATCAGCCGGTCTTCGTAGAACACCCCCCCTTCTACAAAAAATAGCAGGTCATCTTTTAGAAATTCGCGGATAGCCATTCTATTCTCCTGGGCATCTATCACGGTCGTCTCATACGAATCCGACAGCAGGGGTTGGTTGATCGAATCGGTATAGACCGCGCCACCCCAGGCTTCCTTCAGAATGCTGTTTACTTTCGGGAAAATGATATTGTACTGCATCCAGTTGAACTGCTTTCGCTCCATACCGTTTGGCGGATAGAATTCATACGAGATTCGGTGTATGGCTTCGCCATCGCGCCGGATCATGGCATAATGACCGTCAAACCGGGTATGCTCATGAAATCCCAGGTTGTCCAGCCCTAAGAGCGACTTCACTTTCTTATCGATTTCTTCGAATTCCATGGATACTTTTTAGAGTGTTTCCATTCCACATCAGCTAGATGGCTTATTACAGCTAAATATCTTATAAAAGTTCTTTTTTACCGTTTGATCGGCAACTTTCCGCTCGGAAAGTTATCAGGTTTTAGTTAACATAAGACCAGTTATATAAACGCATTTTTCATTTATTCAGTCGCCTCGGTGCAATGTCGCCGCTGATCTGCTACGACGGCGCCATGCGATCAAAAATTGCGAAATGAAACTTTATCATTTCAATTGCGATAGCTTCTTTTAGAGAATTCGCAAATTAGAAGAACCCAGGGTGCGAGTTATTAGACACAATTTTCAGGTAACAGTTTTTACTTTATTGATCGAGTCATCCATTTGCTTATACAGCGAGTAAAGCTAAAATTGGACGTACGTTGAATCGCCATCTGAACCGCTGCTAAAAATCAGCTGACACGCAAAAGCTCGTGTGATATCGAGTTTTATCCAGCTCCCAGTATTTTCCTTTCAGGCAGATGGGATCAAAGTCTTGATCTGCTCTCGAAAAATCTGCAAAGTTTCTCCTGATCAACGTTTGTCTTGTAAATAAAACTACAACACAATGAAGAAAAACAAAGTACGGTTAATAACCGGCGCAGGCAGCGGCATTGGATTGGAAATTGCCAAAGCTGCACTTTCCGCGGGTAACAGAGTTGTCGCTATGGGCAGAAGGATGACAAGTTTAACTTATTAATAATACTTTGTTTTTCGGATATGGAATAGTTAGTACGAAATTGAAAGGAATCTAACACAAATTCCCATTTGCTGTAGAATGACTAAATTGTCACTTATGAAGGACGTCATTAGCTACATTACAGTCATCATTTTGGCAACTCTGCACACGACTGCACAAAGTCAGGTCCGAGATTCTGACTCAATTATGGTCAAAAGGCTGAACGACTATCTTGTTTCAGCTAATAGTGCCTATCGATTTAATGGATCAGCGATGATACTGTATCATGGTAGGATTCTCTTGAGCAAAGGATATGGATTCAGCAACATTGCTTCGAAGTCTGTGAATACAACGGAGACCCGCTTTCCCATTTTGTCAATGACAAAAACGTTTACAAGCACTGTGATCCTAAAATTGGAAGAGGAGGGCAAACTTTCTGTCAACGATAACCTGTCAAAATATCTTCCAGATTATCCCAATGGGTCTAAAATAAAAATACGTCACCTGTTAACTCATTCGTCCGGAATTTACGATTACACTGGGAATGTTGGCATCGAGGACTCTTTAATTGTCAACAATCCTATCGCGAAAGAGAAAGTTATTAGCCACTTTAAAGACAAACCGTTGGATTTCCCTCCTGGAAAATATTATAGCTACAGTAATTCTGGTTATTTCTTATTAGGACTAATCATTGAAAAAGTCACTGCACAGCCATATGAAACGGTTGTCAGGGAAATGATTTTCAGACCCCTTGATATGACACAATCTGGATTTGACTTCATTAATCTTCCCCGTGAGGTGAAAGCTCAAGGATATGAATTGTGGACCGAAGATAAAGTGATTCCTTATAAACACTATGATTCAACCTATGCTTATTCCGCAGGAAGCATTTACAGTACAATAGCCGATTTGGATAAATGGGCCGAAGCTATCTCTTCAAGGAGAATTCTAAAACCTGAGACATGGAAGGAGGCTTTCGATAAAAAAATAAATAATTATGGTTACGGGTGGCAAACAGGAATATTTGTTGGTAAGAAATATGTGAAGCACTCGGGAGGTTATCCTGGCTTTATGTCCGAGTTTATTTACTATCCTGATGAGGACCTAACCGTGATACTTCTGAATAACTTTGGAACCTATGATCAAAACATTTGGTCAGTGGGAATGGGACTGTCATGCATTGCTTTTCAACTTCCCTACGATAACTGGAAATTGAGACCAAAAATTACGCTTGACGAACGTATGTTGGAAAAACGTGTCGGGACTTATGAGATGAGCTTTAAGAATCAAAAATCTAAAATCGGCATTAAATTAAAAGATAGTAATCTCTATTTGGACATAGATGGGATGGAGTTGTCGCTCTATGCAGAAAATGAGAACACTTTTTTCTTGGAATACTTCAATGCTCAATT carries:
- a CDS encoding DsbA family oxidoreductase, translated to MEDKMKIEIWSDVMCPFCYIGKRKFESALSQFSHKDEVQLIWKSFQLAPEIETRIDKNIHQFLSEHKGMSIEEAKGMNDHVTQLARQVGLAYNFERSVVANSFNAHRFTHFSKQYNRQNEAEEILFRSYFTDGKNIDDYQTLIEMGKEIGLDTEALQTALENGSYADNVRADIDEARQVGVRGVPFFVFNRKYAISGAQESNAFLRAIQKSFDEWQQQLIR
- a CDS encoding SDR family NAD(P)-dependent oxidoreductase, which produces MKKNKVRLITGAGSGIGLEIAKAALSAGNRVVAMGRRMTSLTY
- a CDS encoding serine hydrolase domain-containing protein, encoding MKDVISYITVIILATLHTTAQSQVRDSDSIMVKRLNDYLVSANSAYRFNGSAMILYHGRILLSKGYGFSNIASKSVNTTETRFPILSMTKTFTSTVILKLEEEGKLSVNDNLSKYLPDYPNGSKIKIRHLLTHSSGIYDYTGNVGIEDSLIVNNPIAKEKVISHFKDKPLDFPPGKYYSYSNSGYFLLGLIIEKVTAQPYETVVREMIFRPLDMTQSGFDFINLPREVKAQGYELWTEDKVIPYKHYDSTYAYSAGSIYSTIADLDKWAEAISSRRILKPETWKEAFDKKINNYGYGWQTGIFVGKKYVKHSGGYPGFMSEFIYYPDEDLTVILLNNFGTYDQNIWSVGMGLSCIAFQLPYDNWKLRPKITLDERMLEKRVGTYEMSFKNQKSKIGIKLKDSNLYLDIDGMELSLYAENENTFFLEYFNAQLVFEKDKIIFHSHGQDGELKKK